A window from Streptomyces sp. NBC_00271 encodes these proteins:
- a CDS encoding LacI family DNA-binding transcriptional regulator, whose translation MAVTIVDVAQAAGVSKTTVSRVLNTRGEVDASTAARVREVIDRMGYVPSSGAVGLARGSSRTVGMLVPSLTWPWMGEVLQGVVDTVEAADFGLLLFTCNRGAESVARFTSQVSARAFDGLLVVEPENTLEMLTALHRDGLPVVLVDDRGHHPEFPSVTAANTEGGAAAAHHLLAGGRRRPLVLTGPARFGCVRDRLAGFRATCAEHGVGLELVVEGDFTEADGRATVRRLLAEGWEFDAVFAHNDLAAVGALGALRDAGIRVPEDIAVIGFDDIPVARHTEPSLSTVRQPMREMGETAARLLLARLAGQESPTTPVVLPTHMIARRSTPAL comes from the coding sequence GTGGCCGTGACCATCGTCGATGTGGCCCAGGCGGCCGGCGTGAGCAAGACGACCGTGTCGCGGGTACTGAACACCCGTGGCGAGGTCGACGCGTCGACTGCCGCCCGCGTCCGCGAGGTCATCGACCGCATGGGCTATGTACCCAGTTCGGGTGCTGTCGGGCTGGCCCGCGGCAGCAGCCGGACCGTGGGCATGCTGGTGCCCTCACTGACCTGGCCGTGGATGGGCGAGGTGCTGCAGGGCGTCGTCGACACGGTGGAGGCCGCCGACTTCGGGCTGCTGCTGTTCACCTGCAACCGGGGCGCCGAATCCGTCGCCCGCTTCACCAGCCAGGTGTCGGCACGCGCCTTCGACGGGCTGCTCGTGGTGGAGCCGGAGAACACCCTGGAGATGTTGACGGCGCTGCACCGCGACGGTCTGCCCGTCGTCCTCGTCGACGACCGGGGACACCACCCGGAGTTCCCGTCCGTCACGGCCGCCAACACCGAGGGCGGAGCGGCGGCCGCACATCACCTGCTGGCAGGGGGCCGGCGCAGGCCGCTGGTCCTCACCGGGCCCGCGCGGTTCGGTTGTGTACGCGACCGGCTCGCAGGGTTCCGAGCCACCTGTGCCGAGCACGGCGTGGGGCTCGAACTCGTCGTCGAGGGCGACTTCACCGAGGCCGACGGGCGAGCGACGGTGCGTCGACTGCTCGCCGAGGGATGGGAGTTCGACGCGGTCTTCGCGCACAACGATCTCGCGGCGGTGGGCGCTCTGGGCGCCCTGCGGGACGCCGGGATCCGGGTGCCCGAGGACATCGCGGTGATCGGCTTCGACGACATCCCGGTGGCCCGCCACACCGAGCCCTCACTGAGCACCGTCCGCCAACCCATGCGGGAGATGGGGGAGACGGCCGCCCGCCTGCTCCTGGCCCGCCTCGCCGGCCAGGAGTCGCCGACCACCCCCGTCGTCCTGCCCACGCACATGATCGCGCGCCGGTCGACGCCGGCGCTTTAG